Genomic segment of Gasterosteus aculeatus chromosome 4, fGasAcu3.hap1.1, whole genome shotgun sequence:
GCTGCACGCTATGACCAGAagtccatatcacggtatttagattCAGAACCTAACAGtgttttttcaagtaaacattaattcattgacctgaacagctgttcgccATTCGGGTCTGACGCCACCAGCGGCTCgacagacaaacagacgcaGCTCCTCTCTCAACGCACAAGTTGTGTCCGTTtaaagaagcgggtttagtggaaaATCAGTTTAACCTTAAagtctagtttatgcttctgcgtttccagagagacgcaagagcccctcgCGTGTCCCTCATTGGACAATCATAATCTGTCTATGATGGACTTACCAACGGGGGTGTTGGGGTCATGGGGGGCCAGCGGCAGGGACGCCACGCTGGGTTTGTGTTCAGCCGGCGGGGGGGCCTCGGTCTCCGTGTTCTCATTGGACGATGACTGCACCTCCTGCAGCTCGGAGCAGCAGAGAATGACTCATGACATCACCAACAgccaaaccaaaaacaagaggAAACTCACTTCCTGGCAGATCTTCTGGTTCTCATCGGAACCGTCAGGTATCTTCTCCAatggcttttcttcttctttgttttcataACTCAGcacctcttcctttctctccttctcctccatctcctcctcatgtttcttgtcttccttGGATTTCTTGGCCGGAGGTTCTTCAGGATGTTTGGAGGATTTAGGAGAAATGCTgctgttctctctctttctgtctggaCATCGGTgtctaaaaacaaaaccaattgATAAACTAGATGGACGATAGTtctgtctttttaaaaactgcttgttccccACTGAAGAAGAAACTGACCCGTGTTTGAGCTGTCTGTACTTCCTGCTGACGTAAACAGTCAAACGTTTCCCGTTGAACCTTGGAGGATTTACTTTGCAATCTTCTGCCATTTTCTCAGCCTCCTCAGCTTTCTCCATCTCTATGAAACACTGAGGACAAAAACACGAGACAGGGCTGGCTCGGCCTCACAGCTAGGGCCGGCTCGGCCTCACGAGACAGGGCCGGCTCGGCCTCACGAGACAGGGCCGGCTCGGCCTCACGAGACAGGGCCGGCTCGGCCTCACGAGACAGGGCCGGCTCGGCCTCACGAGACAGGGCCGGCTCGGCCAGCTCGGACCATCTGCTATAGGCCCAGACTTACTAAGTTCCCCGTTCAATGAATCATTGTGGTTTCTGCTGATACTTACTGCCATCATCACTATTAGACAGTTACATTACTATTACTTATTGTACTACCATTTACTGTAtccactgctgctgttattatttgtAATACTGATACCATGATTATTATGCTCGATACTTTTTTATTCCGTTCAGGATGGAAGATGCTGTGAAGACCACAAAGCCCTCCATTTATTTTGGGCTGTACCAGAAATTGATGTTAGATTGAATTAAATGAGAAGCGCTTTGCCGTGGCGGTCGTACCTCTCTCTTCAACCTGTTGAGGAAATACTTCTCGACCCTCCCGAACGGTTCCGCCAGTTTCAAGATGGCGTCGTCCGAGTACTTGATGTTGGGGATCTGACCCACGTAGACTACCCTGCTGGAGCCGCACTAACACAGGAGACATCAACACGTCAACCCAAACATTCAACTTCTCCCTTGTAAATGTCAAATATAACCGTCAACACCTCTTTGATCCTTAGACATGTTTCTGTTAAAATTGCAATAAAACTATTGTGcaaatgtttattgtgtttattctCATTGCAACAGTAAAATGTACTTTGCACTTTTGTTAGGAAACCGTAGCTACTGTTTGGCTTAGTCTGTGCCACTGAAGgtcgccgcgtgtttctgcgtctttacgcactggtttcacttcctggttgtaaagtcctgcgtgtgttgcagagcgattcacctccagaacaacaggtggagtcacgtgttttgttgaagacgacctggagagtcacgtctttgtgtgtggaagtcgttggttgctttatttatgtatcatagactttattgccccgtgcatccacactgctgcttttcatcaaggacacatttgtcccgtattttcctccacgactttgttccctcgtttgtggagatctccctccatgaatcagaggccatccggcgtcctcatagtccgccaatgacggcttgtacaagcgctcatatttaaaagctcttcaatctgatccgttctctcgtcaacgttcttccttttaataacggccgtattgtgctgtgaaaacggagacgtgagactctaaaggacgtagtcagagaccaatcacagcctgctgctgcaggaggctgcaaagCTTTAGACGCTGGTCtacaaaaatgggtcgacgcacgcaaggaggcgtGAAAAGACACGCGAGGGACTCTTGCGTGTCCCTGAAAaggcagaagcataaactaggcagACGAGAGACCTTCGTGGGTGTCGAGATGATTTCACAGGAACTCGTGGTGTGTGAGAGTTATCTTCAACTATATTATTCGCAGGTGAGGAGGAAAACCTTGACGTGTGCTTGATGCATGACTACTCGCAGGTATTTCATaaatgttgtgttctttttaGAACACCTTTATAACGTTTGATATCCAATATAATCGCAGCACAGTAGCAGAATGCTTTAAGATAAAGATAAGAGCTCCTCTCGACTTTGAGTCAAATGTGCAGTTTGGAACTTAAAGAGTAATCAGATGTAACCCTTTGGCCCGCTCACCTGGATGGTCGGGTAGCTCAGGGAGTGACTGACCCTCACCGGGCGGCCGCACACAGACGCCGTGATGTTACCGTTGTAGAAGCTGGCCATGGCAcgagcttcttcttctgtggcaAACTGAAGGTACGCCTGAAGAACATATGGAACGTTTAATAAAGCAGACACAcgggatgctgatgaaccggtaagggggggggggggggggggtacctccGGTCTCAGGTCCAGCACCAGATGTTTCACCACCTTCCCAAAAGGTTTGGCAAGTCCCTGAAGCTCGTTCATGAAGTTGTAACCTCGTCTGAAGCCCACGATGTTCACCACCCTCATTCCCTggagaagaggatgagaaggagaagaagcagcatgTCAGTGGTGACGTTGAGCTCCGGTCTCAGAACCGTCTCTGTGGACGGACCGACACTCACCCCTTTCCTGGTGTTGTCTGCAGAAGAGAGGAGACACAAAGGGTCAATGACAGCtttcatctcaacatctaaGGACGATTTATGGAGAAACCTTCATGTACCGGTGGAGTCGGACTCTCCGTCTCTTTCGTCCTCGTCAAGCTCGTCCAGCGTCACAAAGTCCTCCATGTTCGCCAGGAAGTCACGATCAAACTGAGCAACGACAACAAAAGACTTCATGTTGTGGGGAGagacgcgcgcacgcacgcacacacgcacgcacgcacacacacaaacacacacaccatagcATCAGCAGACAGGTCTCCCTCCACCGTCTCTGAACCTTCTCCGGGTTCTGCTTCCATTTCTTCTTTAATCTCGGGTTCCTCGGCAGAGACTTCGGTCTCTGTATGTTCGGCCTGTTCCTCTGACTCCGCCTCCTGCTTGAACTCTGCTTCGGCCCCACCCACATCTCCAGGTGGGTCTTCTGTGACATCATCCCCATCAGGAACCTGTGTGTACGTGATCAGAGAGCTTCTGTAAATCAGTGATCATTGGATGAGATTAAACATGTTGAATTTTCtaacctcctcctgctcctctgtgccTCCTTTTGGCTTCTCCCCCTCTGCAACTCCATCAGCTACGTGCTCCTCCCCTTGGTCCTCCCCATCCATAACTCCtgacacctcctcctcctcctcctcctcctcctcctcctctgtatgttggtcctcctccttcttgtccTCCTCCCTGGTTCTAGATGAGGACTTGGAGGAGGTCCTGGTTCCGGAGGAGTAGGAGGTGTCAGCTCCGCTGCTCCTCTGGCTGCGATCCTCTCCTCCTTGTCTGCGGTTGACGCTGAAACAGAAGCGTGAGACGGATCTGTGAGGAGCTGATGAAGAACGCGGTTGTGTGATGGTTCCAGATGTTCTGAGCTCACGTTAGGGTCTTGTACTTGGTGCAGATGTTGAGGCGGATCGGTCTGCCTTTGATGGTGAGAGGGTTCACGCTGTAATACTTCACCAACATCTCAGCGTCCTCCGGAGTCCCAAGCTGGACAAAAGCCTGGAGGACAAATGGATCAATATATTGATAGATGGATGATTTAGaccagttattattattattgttgttattggagtgtgtgtgtgtgtgtgtgtgtggagacgctgcctaagctccgcctcctctcccgacaaacagcagacaagaggacagaggcTCCCCGATGGACTAAAATGTTGATGACACTCATATGTAAAATGATTATGAGATATTGCACACTGACAATCATCACGCTCATTTTCATCTATTGTGCGAGAAGTCAATACGTTGATTATGGCGACACAGATGAAGAGAACCTCGATGGTCTACCTGGTCAGTGAGGAACAGGTGCTTCTCCACAGTGCCGAAGCGTCCCGCGATGGTGAGcagctctttcttcttctcgtcctctCTGGGCAGGTTGGAAAAGAACACCACCTGGCtgccctgacctttgacctcccggGCAGACCTGTCGGCGGCCCGCTggtccttctgagtgagaaacAGAGAAGGTCTCAGGGGGTGGGACAGCAGCGGGActacaggaggaagaggagaacgtGCACCTCAATCACCAGCAGCCTCTTGGACAGGTAGAAGCTCAGCTCCTTCCCGTACAGAGACGCCTGGTTCTGCTCGTAGTAGTTCACCATGTCCACAGCCTCCTCGTGGCTGCTCATCTCCAGGAAGGCCTGGTGGAGACACGGGGGGTCAGACACCGGACACCACAACGGAGATGAGGAGAACTTGAGCGGAGGTGTTTACCTTGTTCTTGAGGACCAGGTGCTCCGTCAGACAGCCGAAGGGCTCGGTGAAGGAAAACAGAGTCTTGTTGCTCAGAGGCTTCCGGTCGtatttcaccaccaccaccctgctCCTGACCTGAGGAGACCAACGGTAGTTACACAGCACCACCCTGCTCCTCACCACACCATCACGTCCTACTGAAGAAACACGTCACATTGGTTAAAGACACACCGGAGGACAAACTGACCTTATTTTGTCCCGACTGGTTCTTTCCTGACAGACCaggacctcctccacctcctcctgaaACACACTGACCATTAGTCTGCAGAAACTACTCACTTTAAAAACAGTTATCCCTAATAAATATCAACACTAGTGAGAACATTCATTAGGAATATAATAACATATCAATACAATTACTatgaagaataaaatgaattattaagaCAATAATCATAATTATGAATGTAATAATGAAATGTgctaataataaaacacaaataataataaaacagggTCTTGCCCCAGCTGGAGGACATCCCTCTCCCGGTCTGAGAGGAAGACACGGGGGCCGGTCCCAGCAGCCCTGCAGACATGTTGGGGGTCTCCAGAAGACTGGAACAGAGACAGCGGTCAACAGGAAGCTCTGCTCCAGATGTTTCCTGTGAGCTCCACCTTCTCATTCAGTGAGTCTGTCTAACGTCCACATCACATTACGCTTTTATCCAACGCGACTTACTTTTTTAActcgtggctttttacattttgcccggggagcaatgaggggtttggtgtcttgctaagggacacttcgacatgagacatggggcagccggggctcaaaccgccaaccttgtggttcccggcgCGCCCGCTCAACCCCTGAGTGCAACTAAACTACGAGAGTCCTCAAAGTGGTAAAACCTGCAGGACTCTTACCTTCTGCCGGAGGACATGCCAGGGTCCCAGTCCGGATACCTGAAAGCACAGAGGGCATCGTCAGCACCAGAAGCAGAACTCAGACGCCAGTCGCTGTGGGACACTCACATGTTGAGCAGCAGCCGTCTGTTCTCATCGTGCCGGAGTCCGTTAGTGTGCTGGTTCCACTCCTGCCGACGCAGACAGAGTCAGCGAGTTAAACATCAGAGCCTCGACATCTTCTCTTACTTTCACGCCGACGCCTCGTAACAAAGAACATTTCATATCAAGACTGATCCGTATTGATAATGTTAGGAGCTCCTGTTATTATTGATAACATGAGCAGAGGACTGTAATGTGTTTTCATCTCCGGGTGAGGAGAATGAAAGATCAGATTCAACCAGAATACTATGAATCCCATGAAAGTAACAATGTCATCGTGTACAGAGCTGCTGATTGGTCCGGGATGGACACGCCCTCCGGACTAAGCCGGCCTGTTATGTGTGAATACTCTAGATGGAGGAGGAACAGATGACCAGGAAAGAACTTCTGCGCCACTATAAAGAAACAGAAGACATGCTGTGGGGtcaccagaagaagaagacaggaaGCTGGTGTACTCACCATGTTGGAATGAACGTCAAAGTCACAAAGAGAGCACACGTGGGGGAACATGGGGGGCATGACCCCCAAGAAGTCTTGGACCTTCCCATTGGACGGGGAGCCCATCCTCCTCTGCCTAAAGTTGGGGTCGGAGGCCGACGGCCCGATGCCGACCCCGCTGTAGGAGTCGTGGCGGGAAAGCTCCGAGTACGGACGttctctgctgccccccccgctGCCGTAACTCAAGCCGTAGCCGCGGCTGGGGGCGCCGTCCTGCAGCGAACCGTAGCCAAAGTCCGCAGAAGTCTGGAC
This window contains:
- the matr3l1.2 gene encoding matrin 3-like 1.2 isoform X1, with protein sequence MSQKSQSDGGQKHFAVGRGLLAAAETLNFSMSEQRSGRQMGGGASGVGVGSGMDNQDGGSQIPRRGGGNHIGNTMKLFASLGLSPSDLDALAEIPEEDISVETLPHILMQLKSRKGDASERRGAAAVSSDGGYRGGRDSWDGGNTERMGGPSLGPGSARVQTSADFGYGSLQDGAPSRGYGLSYGSGGGSRERPYSELSRHDSYSGVGIGPSASDPNFRQRRMGSPSNGKVQDFLGVMPPMFPHVCSLCDFDVHSNMEWNQHTNGLRHDENRRLLLNMYPDWDPGMSSGRSLLETPNMSAGLLGPAPVSSSQTGRGMSSSWGGGGGGPGLSGKNQSGQNKVRSRVVVVKYDRKPLSNKTLFSFTEPFGCLTEHLVLKNKAFLEMSSHEEAVDMVNYYEQNQASLYGKELSFYLSKRLLVIEKDQRAADRSAREVKGQGSQVVFFSNLPREDEKKKELLTIAGRFGTVEKHLFLTDQAFVQLGTPEDAEMLVKYYSVNPLTIKGRPIRLNICTKYKTLTVNRRQGGEDRSQRSSGADTSYSSGTRTSSKSSSRTREEDKKEEDQHTEEEEEEEEEEEVSGVMDGEDQGEEHVADGVAEGEKPKGGTEEQEEVPDGDDVTEDPPGDVGGAEAEFKQEAESEEQAEHTETEVSAEEPEIKEEMEAEPGEGSETVEGDLSADAMFDRDFLANMEDFVTLDELDEDERDGESDSTDNTRKGGMRVVNIVGFRRGYNFMNELQGLAKPFGKVVKHLVLDLRPEAYLQFATEEEARAMASFYNGNITASVCGRPVRVSHSLSYPTIQCGSSRVVYVGQIPNIKYSDDAILKLAEPFGRVEKYFLNRLKRECFIEMEKAEEAEKMAEDCKVNPPRFNGKRLTVYVSRKYRQLKHGHRCPDRKRENSSISPKSSKHPEEPPAKKSKEDKKHEEEMEEKERKEEVLSYENKEEEKPLEKIPDGSDENQKICQEEVQSSSNENTETEAPPPAEHKPSVASLPLAPHDPNTPVGVEHVKMGFYCRVCFLFYSNEETAKKTHCSSQAHYDKLQKHLEKEQTKAEKKKGKKSC
- the matr3l1.2 gene encoding matrin 3-like 1.2 isoform X2, which gives rise to MSQKSQSDGGQKHFAVGRGLLAAAETLNFSMSEQRSGRQMGGGASGVGVGSGMDNQDGGSQIPRRGGGNHIGNTMKLFASLGLSPSDLDALAEIPEEDISVETLPHILMQLKSRKGDASERRGAAAVSSDGGYRGGRDSWDGGNTERMGGPSLGPGSARVQTSADFGYGSLQDGAPSRGYGLSYGSGGGSRERPYSELSRHDSYSGVGIGPSASDPNFRQRRMGSPSNGKVQDFLGVMPPMFPHVCSLCDFDVHSNMEWNQHTNGLRHDENRRLLLNMYPDWDPGMSSGRSLLETPNMSAGLLGPAPVSSSQTGRGMSSSWGGGGGGPGLSGKNQSGQNKVRSRVVVVKYDRKPLSNKTLFSFTEPFGCLTEHLVLKNKAFLEMSSHEEAVDMVNYYEQNQASLYGKELSFYLSKRLLKDQRAADRSAREVKGQGSQVVFFSNLPREDEKKKELLTIAGRFGTVEKHLFLTDQAFVQLGTPEDAEMLVKYYSVNPLTIKGRPIRLNICTKYKTLTVNRRQGGEDRSQRSSGADTSYSSGTRTSSKSSSRTREEDKKEEDQHTEEEEEEEEEEEVSGVMDGEDQGEEHVADGVAEGEKPKGGTEEQEEVPDGDDVTEDPPGDVGGAEAEFKQEAESEEQAEHTETEVSAEEPEIKEEMEAEPGEGSETVEGDLSADAMFDRDFLANMEDFVTLDELDEDERDGESDSTDNTRKGGMRVVNIVGFRRGYNFMNELQGLAKPFGKVVKHLVLDLRPEAYLQFATEEEARAMASFYNGNITASVCGRPVRVSHSLSYPTIQCGSSRVVYVGQIPNIKYSDDAILKLAEPFGRVEKYFLNRLKRECFIEMEKAEEAEKMAEDCKVNPPRFNGKRLTVYVSRKYRQLKHGHRCPDRKRENSSISPKSSKHPEEPPAKKSKEDKKHEEEMEEKERKEEVLSYENKEEEKPLEKIPDGSDENQKICQEEVQSSSNENTETEAPPPAEHKPSVASLPLAPHDPNTPVGVEHVKMGFYCRVCFLFYSNEETAKKTHCSSQAHYDKLQKHLEKEQTKAEKKKGKKSC